A segment of the Marinomonas posidonica IVIA-Po-181 genome:
AAATGAATGGGGAATATTTATCTTTTGATGTTAAGAAAACCGCTTCCCCATATAAAAACAAAAATACATAGGAGTTGATATGTCTACTCAAATTATTCTGCCGCGTATTCTGCAGGTAGGTGAAGATGCTGCTTTGCAAATCCCCAATATTCTAGAAAGCCTTGGCTGCAATAGCCCCTTAATTATTACGGATAAGATGATGGTGACGCTGGGCTATGCTGGTCGTATTCAAGAGAGCTTAGATGAACATAATATTTCTGCTCATATCTTTGACGACACAGTGCCAGAACCTACGGTTAAATCGATTCAAGCGGGTGTCGAGAAGGCACGAGAGGGGAGTTACGATTGTATTATCGCGTTAGGTGGAGGCAGTCCAATCGATAGTGCTAAGGCGATTGCTATTCTGGCTAAACATGGTGGTGTCATGCAAGATTATCGTTTTCCTCGCATCGTTACGGAACAAGGTTTGCCAGTTATCGCAGTGCCGACCACAGCAGGAACAGGCTCTGAAGTTACTAAATTTACGATCATAACCGATGAAACGAACGACGAAAAAATGCTCTGTGTTGGCACCGGTTTTATGCCGATTGCCGCGTTGGTTGATTATAAATTAACAGTGAGCTTACCGCCACGAATCACGGCTGATACCGGTATTGATGCGTTAACCCATGCGATTGAGTCCTATGTTAGTAAAAAAGCTAATCCTTATAGTGAAGGTCAGGCGATTGCTGCAATGAAATTGATTGGGCCCAATCTGAGAAAAGCCTATCACAATGGTGAAGACAAAGACGCTCGTGAAGCCATGATGTTAGGTTCAACTTTGGCTGGTGTTGCATTCTCTAACGCATCGGTTGCCTTGGTACATGGCATGAGCCGTCCTATTGGTGCATTTTTTCATGTGCCTCATGGTCTTTCCAATGCCATGTTACTACCAAGCGTTACAGCCTATTCTATTCCTGCTGCGCCTGCACGATATGCTGATTGTGCACGAGCAATAGGGATAGCAACAGAACAAGACACTAATGATATTGCTAACCAAAAATTGTTGAAGGAACTTCGTGCACTAAATGATGAATTATCCGTACCAACGCCAGAAGAATTCGGCATTAAGCGAGAGGCGTTTTTTGGGGTTTGTCAAACTATGGCGGAACAGGCATTAGCATCAGGATCCCCCAGTAATAACCCTATTGAACCGTCTATTAGCGATATGGTCGCACTTTACCAAAGCTTATGGGACTGATTTACATCAATTACATTTTTTATAACGTTAGGAATTATTTATGAATATCATTGGACATTTAATTAACGGTGAAGTTTGTACAGATGCTGCACGTACTCAAGATGTGTTTAACCCTGCAACAGGACAAGTGGCTCGAAAAGTGGCACTTGCTTCAGTTGAAACCGTTGAGCAGGCTATAGCCAGTGCTCAAGCGGCATTTCCAGCATGGCGTAATACGCCTGCAATTAAACGTGCACGCGTCATGTTTCGTTTCAAAGAACTATTAGAGGCTAATGCTGACAAAATTTGCCAGATGATAGGAGAGGAGCATGGAAAAATATCCCATGATGCGGCTGGGGAATTACAACGTGGTATCGAGAATGTTGAATATGCGTGTGGGGTACCAGAATTATTAAAAGGCGAACACAGTAAAAACGTTGGTCCTAATATCGACTCTTGGAGCGAATTTCAACCCCTGGGTGTTGTTGCTGGCATTACACCATTTAATTTTCCTGCGATGGTGCCTTTGTGGATGTTCCCAATGGCGATTGCATGCGGTAACTGTTTTATTCTGAAACCGTCAGAGCGTGATCCAAGTTCAACATTGTTTATCGCTCAATTATTAAAAGAAGCGGGCTTACCTGATGGTGTCATGAATGTTGTTAATGGTGATAAAGTGGCGGTAGATGTGTTGCTATCTGACCAGCGTATTAAAGCGGTGAGCTTTGTTGGTTCAACGCCGATTGCCGAATACATCTATACAACAGCCAATGCCAATGGCAAACGTTGCCAAGCATTAGGTGGCGCTAAAAACCACGCTATCGTCATGCCTGATGCGGATATGGATAATGCTGTAAACCAGCTAGTTGGTGCGGCGTTTGGTTCTTCTGGCGAACGCTGCATGGCACTGTCTGTTGCGGTTGCGGTTGGTGATGCCGCTGGTGATGCATTGATTGCCAAAATGCAGGATGCTATGAAAAATCTGAGTGTTGGTGCTTATTCTGATTCAACAAATGACTTTGGCCCTGTCATCACCAAAGCACATCAGGAAAAAGTGATCGGCTACATTGATAGTGCTGAACAGCAAGGTTCAAAAATTGTCGTTGATGGTCGACAAACAACCGTTTCAGGTTATGAAAATGGCTTCTTTGTTGGTGCGACTCTAATCGATAACGTTAGTCCAGACATGATTAGCTACAAAGAAGAAATTTTTGGTCCAGTATTACAAGTAGTGCGAGTGGCAACAATGCAAGAAGCCATGGATCTAATCGATGCTCATGAATACGGTAATGGTACTTGTATCTTTACCCGTGATGGTGAAGCGGCTCGTTACTTCTCTGATAACATCCAAGTGGGCATGGTGGGTATTAACGTGCCTTTGCCTGTGCCTGTGGCGTACCATAGCTTTGGCGGTTGGAAGCGTTCATTGTTTGGTGACCTTCATGCTTATGGCCCAGATTCGGTACGTTTCTACACTAAACGTAAAACTGTGACGCAACGTTGGCCTTCTGCTGGTGTTCGTGAAGGCGCTGAATTTTCAATGCCAACGTTGAACTAATATATGCACAATTAAGGCTGTTTGATATACAAATATAGGTGTTTAAGGACAGCCTTTATTTAAGTGGAAGTGGTTTTTTTATCTGTTGTTAATTGCCTAGATATATTAGGCTTTTTGATAACGAGTGTGAAATTTTTGACGGGAGATAAAGTGATCGTTCAGCGAAGAGAAAAAGGTTCTTCTATTACTCGGGTTCTTGAAATTATTGAGGCCATTTCTCGCGCTGAGCGACCTATGTCACCTGCTGAATTGGCATTTTTACTGGACATTCCTAAACCCAGTGTTCATCGGTT
Coding sequences within it:
- a CDS encoding iron-containing alcohol dehydrogenase, with product MSTQIILPRILQVGEDAALQIPNILESLGCNSPLIITDKMMVTLGYAGRIQESLDEHNISAHIFDDTVPEPTVKSIQAGVEKAREGSYDCIIALGGGSPIDSAKAIAILAKHGGVMQDYRFPRIVTEQGLPVIAVPTTAGTGSEVTKFTIITDETNDEKMLCVGTGFMPIAALVDYKLTVSLPPRITADTGIDALTHAIESYVSKKANPYSEGQAIAAMKLIGPNLRKAYHNGEDKDAREAMMLGSTLAGVAFSNASVALVHGMSRPIGAFFHVPHGLSNAMLLPSVTAYSIPAAPARYADCARAIGIATEQDTNDIANQKLLKELRALNDELSVPTPEEFGIKREAFFGVCQTMAEQALASGSPSNNPIEPSISDMVALYQSLWD
- a CDS encoding CoA-acylating methylmalonate-semialdehyde dehydrogenase, whose amino-acid sequence is MNIIGHLINGEVCTDAARTQDVFNPATGQVARKVALASVETVEQAIASAQAAFPAWRNTPAIKRARVMFRFKELLEANADKICQMIGEEHGKISHDAAGELQRGIENVEYACGVPELLKGEHSKNVGPNIDSWSEFQPLGVVAGITPFNFPAMVPLWMFPMAIACGNCFILKPSERDPSSTLFIAQLLKEAGLPDGVMNVVNGDKVAVDVLLSDQRIKAVSFVGSTPIAEYIYTTANANGKRCQALGGAKNHAIVMPDADMDNAVNQLVGAAFGSSGERCMALSVAVAVGDAAGDALIAKMQDAMKNLSVGAYSDSTNDFGPVITKAHQEKVIGYIDSAEQQGSKIVVDGRQTTVSGYENGFFVGATLIDNVSPDMISYKEEIFGPVLQVVRVATMQEAMDLIDAHEYGNGTCIFTRDGEAARYFSDNIQVGMVGINVPLPVPVAYHSFGGWKRSLFGDLHAYGPDSVRFYTKRKTVTQRWPSAGVREGAEFSMPTLN